One Thermogemmata fonticola DNA window includes the following coding sequences:
- a CDS encoding serine/threonine-protein kinase, translating to MTAPIHVAEFVRLIQQSGVADERAIRNHLTGLGIDLEEGDARSVAEILVRDGLLTQFQADQLLQGKWRGFHVGKYRILERIGSGGMGQVFLCRHIQLPSLIAMKVLPPSKASSPSALGRFYREARAAASLDHPHLVRTHDIGQDGELHYIIMEYIHGPNLLDVVKKSGPLSIERTVTYLYHIADALDYAHKKGLVHRDIKPSNILIDRYGRAKLLDLGLARFCHDEEDNLTVMYDDKMVLGTADYVAPEQIANSHHADIRADIYSLGATAYYLLAGHPIFPTGTVSQKLIWHGTKEPAPIRQIRPDVPEELAAVVMRMLAKEARQRYQTPAELQAALLPLLPLDPPALPVEEMPRYSPLVMRLLGEAGVPNPNLVRTPPPRHRGTIHPAAVKEAVAQAACPPKLWHQAAVATVPPPGIMTTPPPVATTRDGTLRSNLDTDRAALDQTPCAYRQPSPPAPRTSGPQPPTAPDSRLETAETPAAVSRSKTSRRWIRLLLFILLFLSIAGGALAAWGFCF from the coding sequence ATGACTGCACCAATCCATGTTGCGGAATTTGTGCGTTTGATTCAGCAAAGTGGGGTGGCTGACGAGCGAGCCATTCGGAATCATTTGACGGGTTTGGGGATCGACCTCGAGGAAGGGGATGCACGTTCTGTGGCGGAAATCCTCGTTCGGGATGGGTTGCTCACCCAATTCCAGGCTGACCAATTGCTTCAAGGAAAATGGCGGGGATTCCACGTTGGCAAATATCGGATTTTGGAGCGGATCGGCAGCGGCGGCATGGGGCAAGTCTTTCTCTGCCGTCATATTCAATTGCCCTCGCTGATCGCCATGAAAGTCCTTCCGCCGTCGAAAGCCTCCTCGCCTTCCGCTTTGGGCCGGTTTTATCGGGAAGCCCGTGCTGCGGCCTCGTTAGATCACCCCCATCTGGTACGCACCCACGACATCGGACAGGATGGCGAACTCCATTACATCATCATGGAATACATTCACGGTCCGAATCTCCTGGATGTTGTAAAAAAATCCGGCCCGCTCTCCATCGAACGTACTGTCACCTATCTGTACCACATCGCGGACGCCTTAGACTATGCCCACAAGAAGGGATTGGTCCACCGGGACATTAAACCGAGTAATATCCTCATCGACCGTTATGGCCGGGCCAAGCTGTTGGACTTAGGATTGGCACGTTTCTGCCACGACGAAGAGGACAACCTCACCGTCATGTATGACGACAAGATGGTCTTGGGCACGGCGGACTACGTGGCACCGGAGCAGATCGCCAATAGTCACCATGCGGATATTCGTGCGGATATCTATTCCCTCGGCGCCACGGCATACTACCTTTTGGCGGGCCACCCCATTTTCCCGACCGGAACAGTTTCCCAAAAACTGATCTGGCACGGAACTAAGGAGCCGGCACCCATCCGTCAGATTCGCCCGGATGTTCCCGAAGAACTCGCAGCGGTGGTTATGCGTATGTTGGCCAAAGAAGCCCGGCAACGCTACCAAACACCCGCCGAATTGCAAGCCGCCTTGCTCCCGCTTTTGCCCCTTGACCCCCCAGCATTACCCGTGGAAGAGATGCCGCGGTACAGCCCCCTGGTTATGCGTCTCCTGGGTGAAGCGGGTGTGCCCAATCCTAACCTGGTCCGCACCCCGCCGCCGAGGCACCGCGGGACGATCCACCCCGCCGCCGTGAAAGAAGCTGTGGCCCAGGCCGCTTGCCCTCCTAAACTTTGGCATCAGGCCGCTGTGGCGACCGTCCCCCCTCCGGGTATCATGACGACCCCGCCGCCGGTCGCCACTACTCGCGATGGCACGCTACGCTCCAATCTCGACACTGATCGAGCGGCGCTGGATCAAACGCCCTGTGCTTACCGGCAGCCTTCTCCACCTGCCCCCCGTACTTCGGGTCCGCAACCTCCGACAGCTCCCGACTCCCGGCTTGAAACGGCGGAAACTCCAGCAGCTGTTTCCCGCTCGAAAACCTCTCGCCGCTGGATCCGTTTACTCCTTTTCATCCTCCTGTTCCT